atggacagcacaatactacccaattgtaatgcaattatgttaaaacactgaatgaagctgcatgtgaggtataggttttttgtttttgttttttgttttttgtttttttctttctattattgttttaattcttactctgttgtctttttatttctttttctaaatcgatgcaaatgtactaagaaatgatgaatatgcaactatgtgatgttattaagaattactgattgtacatgtagattggaatgatttctaattgttttgttaattctttttttaattaacaacaaaaaaaagctgggtctaaggtaaatcagaattagGGTAAAAGATGATGCAGTATGcattctagagcttcacctactgaaCGGCACCAAAGGCAGGAAGGTTATTATGTCTAGAACACAAATTTTCTGtgacacataatctaaatcaacttgtctgggtagctcatttgAATGACCCAGACTCCTGGGGTCCAGagtgggaatgaggccttgtagttCTATGTAGCTTGGTGTAATGCCAAGATACACTTCAGACTGTAGTGGGCTGATAATTGGGGAGTGTTGATTGAGGGTACGAAggggggaatatatatatatatatatatataaaactactGAACTTTCCCAATACCCCAAGTATCCTCTCAACCACTGGAGACTCCGAGGAAAATGGGCCAGGCCtttgattttgaagcttgcccttatgaaacttgtttctgtgtGGGGGGAGCTAAGACTGCCCATGCAAGGCTTGGCAGTTGCTTTCAGAAAGCCCCTTTGCTGcccagatgtggtttctctcacTCTAgacccaactctacaaggaaagTCATTGCCTTCCCTACctcccctgcatgggacatgatattcaggggtgaaggtctccctggtggcttgggacatggctcccaggatGAGTCtagtcctggcaccgtgggatcaacaacatCTTCCAGACCAAGGGGAGGGAAAgaggtgtaataaaataaggtatcagcagcCAAGAGAGATCAAGTGCAGTGGACAGGGtattctggaggtgactcttatgcaagcttcagctagatagttgtgattaccatggtttgctaTACCTTAACCAGCACCACTCCTGATGACTCTTGAGgacacctagggctcgaactgactctataaaggtttcatgtactaagtttgctgccctggaacctataattcctggagggttcctgggtcagataaatcttgaaaccaagatctcttcaagattatcaattaattacatccccctattctTTAAGTCAACgacccttctcaacatgaaaaagtcagaacaggcattacccaaagatccctatagattgggagaagtatcaaaggagagaataggatttggaaaatgagtatgactgctgaatcattatattaatattacttCAACCTCCAGtgatttggagcagctagaaggaaaaatctgagatggtggaatgatagcccatgacaaactctgggatctgttcaatacccacttgttgaagtgtgctttgaaaattatagcttttttctttcttttctttgtatatatgttatatatatatatatatatttgtatatatgttatatatatatatgtatatatgttatatatacatacatatatattatatatatttttttgtgggggggagggggggaggtgcatggtcgaGGAATCGAACCCTGGGTCTCCCGCGTGCAAGGTGAGATTTCTACCACGAAACCACCCTTGCACAAAAAGCTAtcaaatatgttatattttacaattaaaaacgTTTAAAAATCCTCTAACTTTTTTGAGCAACTGTTGGCTAGATTTCTACTTTAACAACTAATCACAATTAATTGATACCGAAGTTATactacattaaaaattattttatgctatttttctcattcttctagTATTTACGcttaaattttaacatatttttctattaatatcTAGCACAGATCATTATCTATTGCATTCCCTCAAATCACACAAGAACTTTAGTCCAATTGCCTTCCTTTAACCCATCTGTCTAGCAACATCTCATGTTATCATTTTGAAGACATTTCTAAATTGATATTAGATTTTTTACAGTGAAATCTTGTTTAGACTTGAGAATAAATTTTACCAACTTCTCTATTCAccgatgctttttttttttgtcattcccATAGATTAGTTTTACATTATTGTATTTGTACCTAGTAAATCTTTCCAAGAGGGATAGAGAATTTTCTTGGTCATGCAATATGAAATGATTTTTCATTTGCCCTTCTCTTCAAACTCACTTTGTGAGTTTAAAAGTCTGTGCTTAAAAATATTATCTCTTCAGAATGTTTGTCATGCTGCTTCATTCTCTCTGCACCCAGTGTTGCTACTGAGAAAGCTGACATCACATTGAATCTTCTCCTTAGTAGATATGCCATTGGTTCCTTGTCCTCATTTACTATTTCTATTCTATCATAGAGAATACAAGAATGAGATTGTATTGTAATGTACAGTACATTTGGGGGATCTATCTGTTTTCCTACATCTTTTTGGATGGTTGAGCTTTCTAAAGCTCCAAGAATCCCTTCATTGCCAAGGCTTTGAATGTTTCTCATGTTTGTTCGCTGTCCTGCCTCTCTGGAGCACACAATTGACCAATGCTTGAACTTCTGGGTCAATTCTTTCTCCATTTACTTTTTCACTCTTTCCATTCTTCCCTAGTATACTGCATTTGGGAGAATTCCTCATGTCAAACTTCTCACCCAATAATCTACACTTTGGTTATGTCCACTCTGTTCTCCATCCTGTCTATTGGGATTTAATTTCGACAATCTGGCTGTTTCTCTTTGGGATTCATTGTTGTGTCTTTCAGTATTAGAATGTTCTTCCTCCCTAGCTGAGAAGCCATTGCCTGCCCCTGAAGATGTTAATTAAGCTCCTTTAGAGTCCCTGTTAGGGCTCTTCAGCCTTGGCCTTGGCCATCAGTGATTCTGTTTATTGAGCACAAGAATTCTGAATCATGGTCTTGGTTACATGCACAACCTTGTTCCTGAGCTTTCTATTCAGCCTAACTTAGGGACCTCAAACCCCTGTCTTGGAGTTTCAGGCACAGGGTGTAGGCTGCTGGTCTTCTGGGCAGGGGGCTTCCTGGAGAGTGTGGACTTCCCAGATGGCAGCTCCCTGGGCAGTTGGGCAGCAGACCTGGTGGCAGGGAGACCTCACACAGACCCTCGGGCTTCAGGGGTAGGAGCCTCCCATTCTGACTTTGGCCGTGACAGTCCTTCAGGTGAGAACCCACACAAACAATGCAGATATGACATCATTTCTTGGACCCCCTAGCCCtcactaaaaaatatattttctggggTAAACACCAGAAGTGGAAATGCTGGGCAATATGACCTGTAAAGGCTCAATTTCCTTAAAGTCCAGGAGATTCCTCTCTGCCATAGCCTCCTGCTTTCACAGTACATGACCCTGGGACTTCAACTCCAGTCAGACACACCATACCAGGCTGCCACTTACTCTTGTATGGTCGTGCCCTGCACACAGACATCTGGTAGAGGGTTTGTGGGGCTGGATTCCAGGCCATGCCCAGACTTCATCTGGTCTCACCTGCCCAAGGAATTGACACTGCATTCCAATCTCCCCAAGTGCCTGTGTGAGCTGGCAGGGGCCAGGCATTGCCTTTGGTCAATTCCCATGGTTGTCCCATTCCCTCCTTCAGTTGACATTCTTACCCACTGGTCAGGGAGGAAATGTAGGGTTCCCACGGAATTTATTTCTCTCCAGATTTAGGTATAACTCTGAGAATTCTCAGTAAAGGATGGGTCTatcattattgctttttctggggGTAGCTGGAGTGAGAGTTGTGCTCCTCTAGGTCACTCCACTTGACTCCAGAATCTTCTCTTCTTTTACTTATTACTATCTAGAAATGCACTCCAGTGGTATAAGGGTGCTCATTTTTTCCTGCTGATGCTTTTCAGCAAGTGACAGTATTGTGAAATTTTTGCCAGTACACAACCAGAGTTGCCATTATTATAGTTTCTTAAATCTGTTTCCTTACCATCCACAGCCTGATTCCAAACCCAATGcaatctttttgttttcatagcAGCAGAACTCTGTCTGTGGTACCCAATTTCTGTATCAGTCAGCTTAAGTTGCATAACTAAAAGAAATTTCTCAGTGTCGTTCAACACTAAGCATTTCTGTTGTGCTTACATGACAGCAGGTCAGCTGAAATTCAGGGGGGCTGATTGAAACGAAGGGCATTTAAGGTTTAACAAGGCAGGGTGCAATGTGCTCAGTGTCCCTCTAGTTCCCTCAAGAGAAGGAGGCAGTCTTGAAAGAATGTGCCTCAGAATCTCATGAGACCCTAGCATTAGGACATGGAGAGAAAGACCAGGAGATAGAGACAGAGCTTGCACATGAATGTGAGACAAGGAACTGGAACCTGCTAGGTCTGGCAGCATCTGAGTGATTCAGTGATTCAAAGGAGCAGCTCAGCAGCATAGAAGGAACAGAGCAGGGCTAAGGCACAAGGCTTCTGAGCTGGCAGACACGATGGCAGTTGGGGGAATAAATAGAGTTATTCCCACCACCATCTCTTCCCAGACCAGCCCTTTGGAGAGTTGGGACTGGGGAGCTGATGAGGGAGACAAACCTGCTGCCAGCTCAGCTGCTGGGTCAGTGATACTTTAGAGCCTGACACTTCAGAGAGTTCTGGCCAGCCTGGGGTGTATGGTCCTTCTCCACCTAAATTCCTGTGGAATTCTCTAAACCAGCCAGGTATCACTGGGGATGAGGACAAGGAATAGATGAGGTGTGAAGAAGGAGCAAGGGCTCAATGCTGTGCTTTCTATCTACTCTCATCAAATGACTCAGATTTCAATTGGGATACTACAAGGAAGCAGCACCCAGAGGAACAAGAAGGTAGCATTATAGGGTTTGCAGTGGCCAGGCTGTTTGTAAACCAGTTTCTGTGGGTTCCATGGGAAAAAGCAAGGACTGAGCCATGAGACTAGATAGGCAAGTTCCTGCCAGCAGACCCAACCTGTCTTCATATTGCACAACTCCAGAGGACCCTTTTCCATAGGCTGCAGTGTGGATGAGGATCCCTGGAGGTGGCCCACCTGAACCTGCACCTCCAACCCTCCTGCCTCAGGCAGACAATGCTAGTTAATCCCAGGTTGTGCTCATCCCATATGGGGTCACATTATCCCCTCCACTCGGAACCCCAGACATCCCCCTGATAAGTCCTCAGAGTATCTGATAAGTCCTATGAGATGGCGAGTGCCTGCCGTCATCTTCCCTGACCTGTCCCTGAGGCAAGGAATTCTTGGGGCTGGAGAGACAGAGATCTGGTGACAACAGAGTTGGAGCAGACCTGGTCAATTCTTTATTGGGAAGGGGATGCAGTCTGTAATCCGACAAATCTGTGAGCCCAGAAAGATTTCAAGTTCAAGCTCCAACTGGGTTGCTGTGAGTTCATAGCTGCCCTGGAGAAAACCACGGGTGTGACAATTATGCCAACGCCAATAGGTCTGGATGATGCGGGCAGCATTGAGCAGGCGGCAGTAACACCGGCGGACCAGCCACATGCGGACCCAGGATTGCAGCTGGACCACTGCCCATTCCTGCTGTGCGTAGTAATCAAGCACTCTCCGCCGCCTCTTCTCCAGCAGCCTCACCAGCGTCAGCCGCCACCAGCTCTGGATGATCCAGGCCCTGAGGGCCGCGTGCAGCAGCGTCCGGCGCACCAGGGTGCCGCGCCACCAGGCCTGGATCCTTGTGGCTGCCTCATCTTTGTTAGTGCGCTTCATTGGTTTGGGGTGATTGCAAGGAGAAAGAAGGGACACTCAGGAAATGGTCATCACCCTCTTCATCCCCAGAACATGCCAGGAAAGGGACCTGATGCTCTAACAATTTCTGCCCTCTGACACTTAGGAGCCCTGGATGTCTTGCTTCTGCCACTCTCTGGAAAATTGCTGTTGACCCAATGCCTTGATTCCTCCACCCTCAGTgaactcatctgtaaaaggggtaCAGCTGCCTTTGCTACTTCAACCAGTTTTACATAGACCAGGGGTCCAGTCTAGGGCAAGGTTGTCATAATCTATAGTTCAAGATTACCATGTCAGCTTGaacttgcccccccccccacccccatggggATTCTGTTCCTTTCCCTCAGACCCCACCCACCTGCTGGGAAATGGCATCCTTTTCCCCTCTGCCCCCTCATTCCTGACTGAAAATCCACAACATGCTCTCCCCTCTGTCACATCACGGTATTAAGAGTTTCCCTCAGTTTGGGATCTTCGTCGTCTGTTTCTCACTTTCACATCTTTTGATACTCACACCTTAGACTTCagttaacacacacacacgcatgtatGCACACACGCTCTACCACCCAGTTCTAGATTCAGGCTTCCCTTTTGTTGGTCATATACACCCCAAACACAGCCCTCACCATCCCACTCCTGTTTTGTGTGGTCTGGTTCTCACTTTTGGAGGTTCCCTTTCCTTACAAACAACTCTCCATGACTCAACCTCCTACATTTCTCAGACTAAGAAggaaatgggagaagaaataaCCAAAGATGAGTCCATTCCTGTCCATTTCAGCTCTGCATAGGGCAAACTCTTGGTACAGTCAGCCTGGGTCATTTTCAGTCTATGATGATTCTCCTGAGTAATCCTTAATAATACCACCTCTCACGCATGGATGTGTCCAGAAGATAAATTCCCCGATCACCCCATACTATGGGCCACAGAGAAGACTACCCATCACTGCTGGATAGCTGATGTCAGAGATATCACAAGTCAGGGGTCCCCAACAAGTTTGAGAGCCCTCACCAACGTACCGTTGGTGGTGGGGATGAaagtttttccaatttttttttcctttcttcctcctctttcatTTGCatcaatattgtttcatcatACTCTTCTATTACGATTTCGCACAAATTGCCATCTTTCTGTAATCAGAGTTTGGGAGAAAAGTATGGATGAGGTTATTCCCTGTAGAACTTGGCATCAAATTCCAAGCATGCTCAAACTCCTTGTCTGCCCAGAGACCCTAGACGTAAGACCTGTTTCCTGTATTAACTATGGAAATATGCACACTCTGCCCCCCACCTGCAACATTGGGTAGACTGGCCATATCTTACACAAAATCGAATGCCCATGACTTGTTGGTAGATGGTTTAAATCCTTTCAGGTCTGCAATCCCCTAAATTGCCCATGGTTAGGGGCTAGATGGTTCCATTCTCCTCAGGTCTGCACTCCTCCAGCCACAGCTGGCAGGTAcagtggaggagaaagagagcAATGATGTCATAAGGGCAGCTATGATGCAAGGACTAACATGGCTTCCTACAGTTGCACCCTTTTCAGTGATGGAAGATATGCCCATTCTTTCCTTTCAAAAAATGTCCAAGCCTTGGCTGCAAAGGAAGGACACTAGAAATACTGAACCATTGGAACAGAGGCATATAAAATTGGTCATTTCTGTCTGGTTGTTAAATACAAAATTGAGACAACTTAAAAATCCATCAGTACAGAAATCAGTTGCATGGATTTATGTCCAATCAAATAGCAAATGCAAATAACAACGAGAATAAATGAGTTTGGAGTACAATTTTGAAACAGGTATTTCCCAAAAGGAGATTTACTAATGTgtaataagcatgtgaaaagatgcccaacagaATTATTTATGcgggaaatgaaaattaatagtACAAAATGAGATAATTCTGCAACCTGTGAGAATGGCCAAATAAAATTGCTGGCAGCCTTAAATATTGTCGAAGATATAAATAAGCTGGAATCTTACACACCGCTGGTTGGCAGTTCAAAATGgtaaaaccactttggaaaactatttggcatttcctaatatagttAAACCTACATCTGCCTTTTAATGCAACAGTTCTATTGCTAGGTATTtgcacaagagaaatgaaaacacatatctAGGAAagacatgaatgttcatagcagctttattcaaaatAGGTCAAAACTGGAGATAATCTAAATATCTATCAACAGGAGACCTGTCAAATAAATAGAGGCATATTCTTGTAATGAAATTTTTCTCAGCAATTTAAGtgaacaaactactgatacataCAATAACAGATGAATCTCATagcatgctaagtgaaagaagccaaaagtAAAAAAGCACATACAGGATAATTCCATTCATAGAAAATTCTAAAACAAGCAAGACAAGTCTATAGTAAGAGCCATCAGAATAGATTTTACATGGAGGGTGGGTGTAAAAGAGGAATTAAGTGCCTGCAAACTGCacacagaaacaaacaaagaGGAATGGGCTAGATATTGTTTTGGGTGGTGTCACAGGGAAATATGAAGCGGTAAGTGCATTGTGTGCAAAGTGTCCCTTTGAAGATAAAGTTGATGGAATTTATTGCCTTGTAAATTTTTCTGGGCAGTATAGTAAACTTTTTTGGTCTTTGAAGGTTTAAAATGGTCTTTCATTGCCCTTATATTTGAATAACATATTGGGTGACTTAATACTTTAGTACTTAAAAAGATCTCTcttcagacaaatgaaaatgagaatacaacttatcagaacttatgggatatggcaaaggctgtgctgagagggaaatttattgccccaaatgcctatattaaaaaacaagaatgaatgaaaattgaggacttaacagcacacctggaagaacttgagaaagaacagcaaactaactccaaaggaaatagaagaagagaaataacaaagatcaaagcagagataaatgaatgagagaacaaaagaaaaatagaaagaatcaagaaacccaaaagttggttctttgagaaaatcaatgaaattgataagccactagcaaaactgaaaaagaaaaaaagagagaacatgcaaataaacaaaatcagaaatgagaagggttgcgtaaccacagaccctgatgaaataaaagaagtcataagagaatactatgaacaactatatgccaacaaactaaccaacttagatgaaatggacaaattcctggtaacatacaaacaagctacactgactcaggtaaaacagaagatcttaacaaaccaatcacaagtagagatttaatcagtcatcaaaaatgttcctacaaagaaaagcctagggccagtTGGCTTCATagagggaattttatcaaacattccaaaaagaactaacaccaatcctgcttaaatttttccaaaaattgaggaaaaagaaactctacctaactcattttatgaagctaatatcattttaataccaaaactgggtaaagatgctataagaaaggaaaactacaggccaatctccttaatgaacatagatgcaaaaaatctcaaccaagtattagcaaattgaatccaacacacattaaaagaattatacaccatgaccaagtgagctttataccagaaatgcaaggatggttcaacacaagaaaatcaattaatgtaatacagcacattaacaaatcaaaagggaaaatcacacaatcatcttgattgatgctgaaaaaacattaaaaaaaattcaacatccttttctgataaaaacactccaaaaatagaaagtaacgacctcaatatgataaagggaatatatgaaaaaccgatagtcagcatcatactcaacggagagagactgaaaactttccctctaagatcaggaatgagataaggatgcctactgtcaccacggttattcaacattgtgctagaagttctagctagggcaatcaggcaggacaaagaaataaaaggcatccaaattggaaaggaagaagtaaaactgtcatttgcaggtgacatgatactatacttggaagatcctgagaaatctacagcaaagttactgagctaataaacaatttaaGCAAGGTGgatatataatcatataattaatgtgcagaaatcagtaacgtttctatacacaagcaaggaATGTATAGACCTAGCTCAGGAgtgagttaaagaaaaaattctattcaaaatagcaactaaaagaatcaagtatttaagtatgaacctaactagggatgtaaaggacttgtacacagaaaactacataacattgctaaaagaaaccaaaggagatctaaataggtgggaaagacattccctgctcatggataggaaagctaaatatacttaagatgtcaattctacccaaattgatctacagattcaacacagtgccaatcaaaattccaccaagctactttgaagactttgaaaaacTAAGTACCAAATTCATTGGAGGGGAAAGACACCCCAAggagctaaaagcatcctaaaaaagaagatttcccaaatagctaaaagcatccttaaaaagaagaacaaagtgaaaggattaacactctctgactttaaaacttattataaagcttcagtggtcaaaacagcatggtactggtacaaagaccaatggaattgaatcgagagtgcagaaatagaccaccaaatgtatggtcaactgatttttgacaaggcccccaaattctctgaaatggggcaaaatagtctttcaaTAGTTGtgtatggaagaactggatatcaatagccaaaagaatgaaagaggacccctacttattccctacacaaaaattaactcaaagtggatcaaacacttaaatataagaactagcaccataaagcttctagaagaaaatgtaggaaaacatcttcaagacctaataataaggggtagtttcctaaactttatacccaaagcacaagcaacaaaagaaaaaatagataaatggtaactccttaaaatcaaatgcttctgcacctcaaaaaactttgtcaaaaaagtgaagaggcagccaactcacaTATCagtggaaatcacatatcggacaaaggtttgatttcttgtacATACAAATaactcatacaactcaacaacaaaagaacaacccaattatataacgggctaaaggtatgaataggcatttttctgaagagcaaatgcagatggttcaaaatcacatgaagagatgttcattttcattggctataagggaaatacagatcaagactatgagataccaccccacacctataagaatggctgctattaaacaaacagaaaactataaatgttggagagaatgtggataaactgggacacttatgtactgctggtgggaatgtataatggtgcagccactatggaagactcttaggcagttctttaggaaactaaatattgagttgccttatgacccagcaatagcactacttggtatatacccagaagagctgaaagcaatgacacaaacagacacttgcataccaatgttcatagcagcattattcacagtcaccaaaggatggaaacaaaccaaatgcccatcaacagatgagtagataaacaaaatgtggtatatacctatgatggaatattatgcagcagtaagacaaaatgacaatctgaagcacatgacaagatggataagccttgaagacataatgctgaatgtgataaaccagacaaaaaaagatagatactgtatgatcccagTTTTATGCCCAGCataaggtataatcagaggcttataatacagaatataaggaacTTAGAGGTAcgtagaagttagagatgggtgaacggttagctaatgaggttgaactctaatgtaagggaatagatagaagtgaaggtggttctctagttggtctataagtaatattatcatgtcaaagatgaacaggattgaaaggggttgtctagacatatgtgtcccactgattaagatgagaaatatgaattagtccTTGCaagaatttcttcaaagatatgattcatatATAAAGAGTGTTTGAGTCCAGGGTgtgggggaaaactgttattgcatgctatgggctttgttcaaaaggaaaacatcagcattagcacagcaacagcagaggtaagtaacagagggagggacaagagttaggaggtttagatttcctatttggtgaggatgtgtttattgtttttttgtctcttgggaacaatgaagttaactaaaattgagaatgttgatggaccgtggactttgggcactatacatgatgcctgatgaaagcaggcggccgaaggatgcactgactgagaagtaacttgtcgaacgatggtgtatacttatgaatgaaggttgtgctgctacaaaaaggaacaaagtcgtgaggcatgcaatggtgtgaatgaatatgtgggacatttggggaggcaaaataagccaggaacaaactaacaacaatagtatggtcacctttagaaaatatttgtaagtaaACAGGTGCCtggattgtaaacttttagagcagacacattaaatctgaAGTGGTgagtattatttctggattttaagaagctgttatatgtatatataaattatatatttatatatttgtaatacatatatttaaatgagtatttatttataaaattaatatattttataaaatatatgtacaggaaagaagtttagactacctataggcatgcctaagagttacttctggaaacctcttttgttgacctcactctctctaagcccaactctataagtgaaatcattgccctccctactacgtgggacatgacatccaagggtgaaattctccctggcagcgtgggagatgactcccagggatgaatccagccctggctccagtatcttagagtagctagaagtaaaaacctaaaattgtgaaattgtaagccatatcaaactctgaaatatattctacaactaattgtggtgctttgaaatttattgtttttatgttatttttcccaaaaagaagaaaaaagtcgattgtgatgataaaacaatatttacgccttctagcctcctatattctggagcagctagaaggcaaaata
This portion of the Tamandua tetradactyla isolate mTamTet1 chromosome 15, mTamTet1.pri, whole genome shotgun sequence genome encodes:
- the LOC143657118 gene encoding IQ domain-containing protein F5-like is translated as MGIRFCKDGNLCEIVIEEYDETILMQMKEEEERKKKLEKLSSPPPTRTNKDEAATRIQAWWRGTLVRRTLLHAALRAWIIQSWWRLTLVRLLEKRRRRVLDYYAQQEWAVVQLQSWVRMWLVRRCYCRLLNAARIIQTYWRWHNCHTRGFLQGSYELTATQLELELEIFLGSQICRITDCIPFPIKN